The Chryseobacterium sp. LJ668 genome segment AGTCAGTTATTTAATGGCAAGACTTTGTTTAGCTAAAGCTTAACAAGATTTTTATCATCTTTAGATAATTGGCAATACGGTCATTTTCATACTTCAATAGAACATTACAACTTCGAACATTAAACACTAATTATACAGCATCAATATCAATGAATTAGTGTTTAATTTTATGGTTAACAAACAAGAAAATTCAGTAATTTTTAAACGATTAAAGTGGCTAAATGAGATATAACTAAGCGGTCTATCTCAACTTTCTTTTAAAAAAATAGTATCGATATAAAATCTTATCATACCAAATCGTAAAAAGTAGGGCTCCCGATGCAAATAGAAGTACTTTTATATAAAAGATTTGATAGAGCCATCCTCCTATCACACATCCACAAAAAAAGCAAAGTATGATCGAAAGCTTCAGAAAAATATTTTTTTTAAGTTGCTGATATTTTAGTTCTTCTTTAATGAAAAATATTTGAGAAAACTCTATCCCTAAATCCGTAAATAACCCTGTAAGATGTGTTGTCCTTACAACAGACTGCGAAACTCTGGTTACTAAAGAGTTTTGGATTCCCATTGCAAAAAGGAGTATGAATGCAACCATGTTTGGTGTCAGCTGAAGGTTTACTTGCTTGAAACCAGAAAGACCTATCAAAGAAATAAGCAAAATTTCGATTAATAGGGGAATCAGGTGCGGACGAATCTTTTTACGTTTTGATAAAAATTCAATAATAAAACTAGACGTAAAAGATCCTAAGAGAAAACAGAGAATGAAAAGTAAATAAACAAAAGCTGTTCGATATCTATTCAATAGTATTTCCTCAGAAAAAAAAGCAAAATGCCCAGTGACATTTGTCGTAAGAACATTTACTGACAACACTCCGGTAATATTAACAATACCTGCAACAAAAGAAAGAGCTGAGGCTAGTTTAAGATTGTGAAAATAAGTTCTGCTTTTACCTCTGTGATGAAACATCCTGTTAGGTTTAATCAATAAATTTATAGAACGCAATCAAATGAAGGTTCAAATTCCTCATTAAATTCATTCACTTACAATAGTATCGAAAATTATCCGTTTTCCTTTACTATTTGTGATAAGATTGAAATGAAAATTAAAACCAGTAAAAAACCTAATCTTAATGTAAATTGTTGGACATGGTTTTATAAAAAGACAATGATAACTAAGAGGTAATCCAATCCTAACTGAAATGTTTGCTAAAAAGCTTAAAATGCATCTGAAAAGACTAAACACATAAAGCTGACAATTTAAAAACTATATGGTTATTACTTCCTTTCTATAATAGCCCATGCTCAAGTTAGATCTTATCTTATTAAATACAAGGAGAGTTCTCTTTACATCCTCTAAAGTGTGAATAGCTGTGGGAATCAATCGTAACATAATTATTCCTTTCGGAACCACAGGATACATTACCAGAGAGCAGAATATTGCATGATTTTCACGTAAATCACTGACCAAGGCAGCAGCTTCATCTATAGATCCGTCAAGATATACAGGAGTTACCGGAGAATTGGTAGTACCTATGTCAAATCCTGCATCTTTCAATCCACTCTGAAGATTATTTGCAATAACCCATAGCTTTTCTCTAATTTCAGGTTTGGTGCGCATTAATTCTAAACGTTTTAAAGCACCAAATACCATTGGCATTGGCAATGATTTAGCAAATATCTGAGAACGCATGTTATATTTCAGGAATAGAATAGCTTCTTTCGTACTGGCGATAAAAGCACCAATACCAGCAAATGCTTTAGCAAATGTCCCAAAATAAAAGTCAATACCATCCTGAACATTTTGCTCTTCTCCAGTTCCTGCGCCACTTTTACCAAGACATCCAATACCATGAGCATCATCTACCAAAAGAGAAAAATTAAACTTGCCTTTTAAGGCGACAATTTCTTTTAGTTTTCCCTGGTCGCCTCGCATACCGAAAACGCCTTCGGTGATGACCAATATTGCTCCTTTTGTTTCTTTTATTATTTCCTTTGCACGCTCTAACTGTTTTTCACAATCTTTAATATCATTATGCTTGAAAACAAATCGTTTTCCGAGGTGAAGGCGTATTCCATCGATTATACAAGCATGCGATTCTGCATCATAAATGATCACATCTCTTCGATCTACCAGACAGTCGATTAAAGATACCATTCCCTGATAACCATAATTTAATAAAAATGCATCTTCTTTTTGAACATAATCTGCAATCTTCTCCTCAAACTCTTCATGCAAGGTAGTATTTCCGGTCATCATACGAGCTCCCATTGGATAAGCAAGACCATACAAACGAACTCCTTCATTATCGGCTTCTCTGACTTCGGGATGGTTGGCCAATCCTAGATAATTATTAAGACTCCATACTAATTTTTTCTTTCTATTAAAAAACATATTATTGCTGATCTGACCTTCAAGCCTGGGATACGCATAATATCCATGGGCATAATGAGCATGATCACCCAGTGGACCGAGACGTGTTTTTATTTTATCAATTATATTCATTTTTTTATGTTGTTTTCGATATTTTTTTATTCTGGATTTATATAGAAGAATTAATGAGGTTCGTTATAAATTACTTTTAAATCACCTTTTTCCAAAAATTCAGTAGTCCATCGTACGCGGTATTTTCTAAATCAAAACTTTTGGGAATCTCATCCCATTTACTCCAATATGTTACCAAACGTGTCCCTACGGGCGTTTCATCAAGCTGATTTCTGACATACTCTGAGTACTCATCATATAATTCTCTGTTTTTTTGTACTTCATCATCAATGGAGCATGTATGATCAATATTTTCGTAAAATGAATTAAAAAAATAAAATGCATCATAATCGGAAAAGGATATTTCCTTAATATTGGAATGAATAAAATTCACATTGTCAATATTATATTTGTCTGCAATTTTTTTTGAGATTTTTATTAGAGATTGTCTCTGCTCAACACCACAAAACCTTCCTGATGTCGAAGCAGCTCCTACCAAACAAAATTTACCGGCACCAGCACCTATGTCCAACACCTTACTATTTGAAGTTTCTGCTAAATAATGAGCTGCCATCTTTGCAACGGCAACTGGTGTCCAATGACGTTCTGCCAGTTCTTTTATACGAGGAGGATACAGCGAATTAAATTCGCTGTCTTTGACATCAATATTTAATTGTATATGTTTAAAAATCATAGTATTAATTTTAAATATTCTTCATGGGTTAATAATTCTTGTGTATAAATTTTAGCTGAAATACTCACTAACCAAAAATTATATGGATCTAGATTGACCTGTGATGGATGAGTATTTAAAAAAGTATTTAATGTTGTGATTTCGAATTCACAAGGCGCAACTAAAGAGAATGTTGCATTAGTTCCGTAAATCACTCCCCATGAAGCTGATTCCAACAATCTTTTTTCGTCGACATTCAATTCGATCAAGTCAATTTCTCCTATTTCTTTTTGAGCAAAATCAGTGATACCAATACAAAAATCACACAGCCCAATTTTCCTTAACCACAAATGGTTTTTAGTATAGTAGAGATTCTTAGGAATAATCATATTTCATTTGATAAAGTTTAGTTTACTTTGGTTGATAACACCACATAGTGTATTTCTGATCTTATGCGAATTTTATTATAAATCTCAATTCTGCTGATCATAAAAAAGCATCAACAGTATTTATTTCCATAAAGAAAAAAATCCCATTTCCAAACGAAGTGTATCTCTTGCCGCTAAACCGACAGGAACAATATGGTCGTCTTTTCCTGCTTTTAAAATGGCATCCCAAACATGTTCAGCATATTTATTTTCTACAAATATTTCAAACCCTCTTGCTCCTAGATAACCAGATGATGAGATCATCACTTTGGAAATACATGCTAATTCACCAATTTTGAATTTTGTGCAGTCAATGCCTTCCAAATAGATATCTGTCAGTTTCTGAAGAGTGTGCAAAGCTTTTGGACCTTGTACAATCATTAAAGTCATTGTATCCGTAACATTTGTTACTTCTGCATTTGGAATAGTATGTAAAAGAATCCAATCCATAACTTTCCGGATTTTTGAAGCATTAACCACCAAAAGATATCCCTTTTCACCAATACTATAAACCATCAAATCATCTATAATACCTTTGCTTTTGGACATGCAACTATAGTGTAATGTTCCGGCAGTAAGTTGTGGGGACTTATTCAAAGAAATCATTTGAACCAAGTCAAAAGCATCTTTTCCATGAATCAAAATCTTACCCATGTGTGATGCATCCAAAATACCAACACCTTTTTTTGTTGCCTCATCTTCCTGCTGTATTTCTGTATATTGAAGAGGCATTTGATAACCGGCAAATTCTATCATTTTTCCACCGAGGATGTGATGTATTGTATTAAGTGCCGTTTTCTTTATTTTTACCATCAGCAGACCGTCTTATAAACTTATTAAAACTGAATAGGAGTTTGATCGCAGCAACCACTCTACATCGAAAAGATTATTCATTTTTATTTTGGCAATCCAACCCTCACCGTACGGATCGGAATTTAATAATTGAGGATTGAAAGCTAATTTTGGATTCATCTCAATAATTTCACCGGCAATAGGCATAATAAGATCCGAGATTTTATTCACGGCCTCAATAGTTCCAAATATTTGTTCTTGTTTTATATTCTTTCCTAAAGTTTTAACTTTTACATAGATAATTCCTCCAAGTTCTTTCTGGGCAAAATCCGTGATTCCGACATATGCGGTATTACCTACAATTCTGATCCACTCATGATCTTCTGTATATAAGAGGTCTTTCGGAATTATCGTATCAACACTGTTTTTTTTCATAAAAAATAACACACTCATTATTGTTCTTTTGATATTTAACCATATCATTTTTTTGTTTATTCAGTTTTTTCAACCAATCTTCGTAACATTTGTGTCAATCACAGGACCTCCCTGCATTATTTGTTCGTTGGCAAATGACTCAAAGGATGTAAAGTTCAATCTAAATTGGGCTGCAAGATTAAGGGCTGTTTCATCATATGCAGATTTATCATCCCATGTATTTTTGGGATTTAATATTTCAGAAGGTACCCCGTCACATTCTATGGGTATCTTCAATCCAAATACAGCATCACGCACAAAATCTATATCTTCTAATTTTTTTTCTAATACTGCCGCAATCATAGCTCTGGTGTAGGAAAGTTTAATACGTTCTCCTGTTCCGTAAGATCCTCCAGACCATCCTGTATTAATCAACCAGACTTTTACTTTATTTTCTATCAATTTTTTTCCTAACAATTCAGCATAGGTTGTTGGATGCAATGGTAAAAAGGGTTTTCCAAAACATGCAGAAAAAGTGGTCTGGGGTTCTGTAATTCCTGCTTCGGTTCCTGCTACCTTTGCAGTATATCCAGAAATAAAATGATACATCGCTTGACCAACAGTCAATTTTGAAATGGGAGGAAGTACACCAAAAGCATCACAGGTCAAAAAGAAAATATTTTCCGGTACTCCACCAACAGATGGATGTACTGCATTGTCAATAAAATCAATAGGATAAGCTGCTCTTGTATTTTCAGTTACAGAAATATTATCGTAATCAACGATATCTGTTCCGTCAACAAAACGCACATTTTCAAGCAAAGTTCCAAAACGGATAGCAGAAAAAATTTGGGGTTCTCTCTCTTCGCTCAGATTAACACATTTCGCATAACAGCCGCCTTCAAAATTAAAGACATTCTGATCGTCCCATCCATGTTCATCATCGCCAATTAGTTTTCTGGACGGATCTGCGGAAAGTGTAGTTTTACCTGTTCCTGAAAGTCCAAAAAATACAGATGTATCTCCTTGTACACCAATATTAGCCGAACAATGCATCGAGAGCACATTCTTTTCATAAGGAAGTATGTAATTTAAAACCGTAAAAATTCCTTTTTTGATTTCTCCGGTGTAGGCACTTCCTCCAATAAGAATGATCTTTTTTGAAAAATTAATGACTGTGAAATTATGCTGGCGTGTTTTGTCTACTTCCGGAACAGCTCTAAATTCAGGAGCTACTAATATAAGCCATTCGTGGTGAAAGGTTTCTAGTTCTTTGTCAGTCGGTCTTAAAAATAGATTATTAACAAATAAACTCTGCCATGGTTTTTCGGTAACAACCCTGATGTTTAATTGATACTCAGATTTTGCGCAGGCATAGGCATCTTTCACATAAATATCTCTGGCAGAAAGATGGGCAGCAACACTGCTGTATAATCTGTCGAAATCTTCGGGAAGAAACGGATGGTTAACCTCCCCCCACCAAATGGAATCTGTGGTATTCTCATCCTTCACAATATATTTATCCTTAGGTGAGCGTCCCGTAAATTCACCGGTATCACAAGCCAATGCTCCTGAACGGGTGATGACACCCTGGCTTTTCTTTAGCGTCTGGGCTATTAGTTGAGACACTGATAAATTCCAGTAGACTTCCTTTGTATTGTTAATCCCCAGATCTTTTAACTGCTCTAAATATTCCATATCAAAATCAATTTATTATTACTGTAAAATTAGGCTGTTTAATACCAGAATAGAATGACCCACGTGGCAATGAAATTTGATTTAAATCAAATTTTCGCTTAATTAAAAATAGGTTAGATTTGTACTAGATTATGATCTCGAAATTCATTTTTAACAACCAATATCTATTTGAAGAGCTTCCGGAGGGTGATAAAGACATGTTTACTCAAGTAATGCATCAAAAAAATTACCGAAAAGACGAAGCAATATTTACTGATGGTACAATGCCCAATGGCGTTTTCTATTTGAAATCAGGTAAAGTAAAAAAATATAAGGTTGATAATGACGGTAGAGAACAGATCATTTATATCTACAATGCAGGAGAGTTTTTCGGATATTCGGCCATCTTAAGTGAAGAGTCTTATGGCGATACTACACAAACTCTTGAAAACTCTGTGATTTCTTTTATTTCAAAGGATGATTTCCTTTCTTTACTTACTAAATCCGCCGTATTTTCTAGGTTACTTTTAAAATGCCTGAGTCACGAGTTTAGTGTTATGGCAAATTTAATGACCGTTCTCTCTCAAAGAACTGTTCGGGAACGAGTAGCCTTAAGTCTGCTTATTTTGCATGATAAGTACAAAATAAACAGCTCAGATGATGCTACTGTGTTTATTACATTGTCCCGTTCCGATTTAGCCAATATGGCTGGTACCGCAAGTGAAACGTTGGCACGTATACTTCATGGTTTTAAACAGGAAAAACTAATTATGATGGAAGGACGTAAAATACAATTATTAGATTTTAAATTGTTAACTCAAATAGCAAATCTCATGTAAATGACAGTAGTATTTAAGATACTAAAAAAATTAATGCGGTAATTTTTCCCTTACATATCCATACACCCAAGTTCCAAAAATTGCACTCACCAAAGTGATGATTACTGCAAATGCACCTGTCCCGATTTGTGCAAAAAGAGGTCCCGGACATGCTCCTGTGATTGCCCAGCCAAAGCCAAAAATCAAACCACCATAAATTTGCCCTTTATTGAATTTTTTAGGAGCTATTGAAATGGTTTCTCCATCAATGGTTTTTATCCTGAATTTTTTAATGAGTAAAACAGAAATCATTCCGATGACAACTGCGCTTCCGATAACGCCATACATATGAAAGGACTGCAGCCTGAACATCTCCTGAATTCTGAACCAACTGATAATTTCAGCTTTTACAAAAACAATTCCGAATAAAACACCCACGATGAGGAATTTTAAATTATCATACCATTTTTCTTTTTTCATTATTAAATAAATTTAGAGTGAAAGAATTATCGGCAAAATAACATTTGCCATGAAAAAACCACCGATCATAAAGCAGATCGTTGCTATTAAGGATGGCCATTGAAGATTTGAAAGTCCCATGATGGCGTGTCCGCTTGTGCAACCTCCGGCATATCGTGTTCCGAAACCGACTAGAAATCCACCAGCGACCATCAGGATAAAGCCCTTAATTGTCAACAAACTTTCAAAATTCATCAGCTGTGTAGGAACAAGATTGCTGTAATCTGTGATTCCATAGGTTGCCAATTCTGCTTTAAGTTTTGGATTAACAACAATGTCTCCCGGATTCACAAGAAAATAAGCGGCAATCATCCCTCCAAAGAAAATACCCATCACAAAAAATAAATTCCAGGATTCTTTTTTCCAATCATATTTGAAAAAACTAACATTTGCGGGAATACACGCTGCACAAATGTGCCGTAATGATGAACTGATTCCGAAAGATTTATTTCCTAAAATCAGAAGTGTAGGAACCGTGAGTCCAATCAAAGGGCCAGCAACATACCATGGCCAAGGTTCTTTTATGATTTCTAACATGAATTTTATTTTTTATTATTTAATTGAGTTTAAAACTTTTGTTTGACAAACAAAATCGCTTATGGGAACATCAGTCTGTGCGATTGCATTAAAGCCGCCTTCAATTTCAGTGAAATTTCTGAAACCTCTAGCCTGAAGAATACTTGCAGCCATCATACTTCGGTAACCGCCTGCGCAGTGAAGATAAAAATGTTCGCTCGGTTCAATATGATTCATCCAATTATTGATGTACGCTAAAGGTTTACTGTAAGCATTATCTACATGTTCTGCTAAGTATTCACTGTCTTTTCTAACATCAATGACTGTCACATTTTTATCCCTGATTTCATCTTCAAATTGTTTGGCAGAAATACGATGAACCCTATCTATCTCCTTGCCTGTCTTTTTCCAGGAAGTGAAACCACCTTTCAGAAAACCTAAAATATGATCAAACCCTACTCTGCTTAATCGTGTAACCGTTTCTTCTTCATTATTTTCATCGGTAACCAGTAAAATCGGTTGTTTGACATCAGCAATCAAAGCACCTACCCAAGGTGCAAAATCTCCGTCTAATCCAATGTTAATCGATTGAGGAATATAACCTTTTGCAAAATCGTCATTATTTCTGACATCAAGAATCAAAGCACCGAAAAATTCCACAGTTTCCTCAAATTCTTCGGGAGAAAGCGCATGAAGACCTTTAGATAAAACTTCATCAAAACTGTCATACCCTTTTTTATTCATCGCAACATTCATCCCGAAATAGGCTGGTGGCGGAAGAAGACCTTCTGTAACCGCTTTTATAAAGCTTGTTTTGTCATTTTGATTCAGAGCATAATTGGTCTTCTTTTGATTTTCCAACGTATCAACTGTTTCTTTCTGCATATTTTTTCCGCAGGCAGAACCAGCTCCGTGGGCGGGATAAACAATAATTTCATCATCCAAAGGCAGAATTTTTTGATATAAACTATCGTAAAGAAGTCCGGCAAGTTCTTCCTGAGTCATATGTGCAGCTTTCTGGGCCAAATCTGGACGACCAACATCACCTAAAAACAACGTATCTCCACTGAAAAGAGCTTTTTCATTTCCTTTTTCGTCGATTAATAAAAAGGAAGAGCTTTCCATCGTATGTCCGGGCGTATGTAAAATTTTAATTTTTACTGCTCCAATTTCAAAAATCTGACTGTCTTCCGCTATAATCGCATCAAACTCAGGTTTTGCTGTTGGTCCGTACACAATCAGCGCACCTGTTTTTTTACTTAAATCAACGTGACCACTTACAAAATCTGCGTGAAAATGGGTCTCAAAAATGTATTTTAATTTCACTTTATCTTTTTGTAGTCTCTCGATGTACGGCTGAGTTTCTCTTAATGGATCAATGATTGCAGCTTCGCCATCAGATACGATGTAGTATGCTCCTTGAGCCAAACATCCCGTATAAATTTGTTCTATTTTCATTTTTTAATATTTTATTTATTACAAAGGTCCTTTTATAATTTTTATTCTACAGCCACTTTAGTTACACAACGTCTTTTAGAGAAAAAGTTCTTTAATAAGGATATAAATACCCATGATCAGAACAAACCATCCGAAGGCAGGCTTTAATTTTTTACCATCAATTTTCTTAGATATTTGTGAACCGATGATGATTCCCAGTATGGCGACTGCAGAAATGGTTGCCAATAAATGCCATTCAATTCTGACGCTATTCATTGATGAAAAAAATCCAACAAGAGAATTTAACGAGATGATCACGAGAGAAGTTCCTATCGCCACTTTCATCGGTTTCCTCAATAGATTGACCAATGCCGGAATAATCATAAATCCACCTCCGGCTCCGACCAGACCTGTTAAAATTCCTACAACAGAACCTTCTCCAGCTACTAAAAGTGTATTGGTTTTAGCTGAATAATTTGTTGTTTTCATTACCGTGCTTTTATGAATCATTTTATAAGAAGCAACAATCATTAATCCAGCAAAAATCACCAGAATAAAAATATCTTTGGTAAACGTTAAACTTCCAATTTTAAAAACTTTATCAGGAAGTAAAAGAAGAAGAAAATTGCGGGTAAGGAAAATGGAAACAATTGATGGTATACCAAAAATAAAAGCAGTTCTAAGATGAACCAGCCCTTTTTTAAAATAAGAAAACGAGCCAACCATACTGGTTACTCCGACAATAAACAGAGAATATTCTGTTGCTAAAAAAACATCAATACCAAAGAAGTAAACTAAAACTGGAACAGTGAGAATGCTCCCACCACCACCTATTAATCCCAATGAAATGCCTATAAAAACAGATGCTATGTATCCAAAAATTTCCATTTTTTCAATTTTATAATACAAAAATCGAAATACTGGTCTATTTGCACAGCTACTTTTGTTACACAACAAAAATTAATGAGTCATAATTTTTAGCAAGTTGTTAGAATGAAGTTTGATGAAATTTTTAGATAGAATCTGAAAGCGTGATTTTATTTCTTCCCAACTTTAGTTTGCCTGAATCTTCCAATTGTTTCAGAAGTCTTGAGACTACTACTCTAGCTGTCCCAAGCTCATTGGCAAGTTGCTCGTGTGTCGTGATAATTGTTTTGGATTGAGACATTTCAGATTTTATATTGAGTAAATTCAATAACCTTTCGTCCACTTTTTTGAATGCAATAGCATTGATGATATCGAGTAATTCTTCGAAACGTTTATGATAGAGCCTGAAAATGTAATCCAGCCATTCGGGATATTCTTTGATAAAAAGAAAAACTTTCTCCATTGGCAAAAATAGAATTTCAGTGTCTTCTTCTACTTCAGCTTTTACAATGCTTTTTTCATTGTGCATTCCACCAAGGAAGGACATGATACAGCTTTCACCAGCTTTGATGTAGTATAATAAAATTTCTCTACCATCTTCCTCGGTACGGATTACCTTTATTAAGCCTTTCATCACAATCGGTATCGAGCGTATGGACGCATTTTCATCCAGAATGATATCTCCTTCGTGGTAGATTTTCCTAACTCCGTTTTGATTAAGTTGATCGATTAAATCCGAAGAAGAACTGAACTCAGAAGATAAAGCAGTATTATTCATTTCTAATAATGTTTTACCAATATACGACTAATTAGGAACACATCATTACAATCTTCCTCTAACATCAGGTACTAAAGGACTTTACAGTTCTTCACAGCAATAGTACAGAAATAATCATTATGTATCATTAACTCCAAAAGCCAACTAATCAACTGCTGAGGCTATTATAAATCTATTTATTCATTACTCACACATCATGTTTTAGATATCAATTAAACATTTATCAAAATCAACCGATAAAAAGGCAGCTAATGTATAGCGGCCAGCCTGTTCTTTTGCCAGCCAAAAGACTACGGCATAAACGGTTTCCTCCCTTAAGGTACCCTCCAATTATTCCGTTTCCTTTTGGCTTTTCCCTTTGCCCGCTAAGATTATCTGCTTTCTTTTTTCCGGTTTTTCTTTTGAAAAATATTCAGCGAAGCCCTAGGGGCTTTCATAGAAAGGACGGTGAAGAGATGGTGAACAAATCAAAATAAACAATCTTACAAACGACGATTATGAACATTATCGGAAGACTGACAAAGGATGCGGAAGTACGCAACTTGTCCAATCAAAAGCAGGTAGTTAATTTCTCAATTGCTACAAATGACAACTATCGCAACAAAAAAGGCGAACGAATCGAACAGACTACCTTCTTTGACTGCGCCTATTGGATCTCTCCGAAAGTTGCTGACTTTTTAACGAAGGGCACTTTGGTAGAATTAAGCGGAAGAGCTTACCCATCAGCATGGATAGGAAAAGATGGTGAACCTCATGCAGGCTTGAATTTCCATACTTCGCAAATTAAGGTACACAGCAGTAGCAAAATAATTCAACCGAATACTGCCGAATCAACGAAGTCAGATAAAAAAGGAACATCAAAATCTCAGTCAAATAACAGCGATAAGGATGATGACCTACCCTTTTAATAGTACCAAATTATTTTTAAATATCTAAACAATTTTATCATGGCACACCAATTAAACTTCAATAGCAGGACGGGAAAATATTCATTTTTCAGCGTGAAGGAAAAAGCATGGCACAATTTGGGGCAAATCGTAGAAGATTACCCGAAAAGCGAAGAAGCAATACAATTTGCAGGTCTTGATTACGAAGTGGCAAAATCACCACTTTTTACCAAAGGCTCTGGAATTATAGAAAATGACGATAGTATCGAAATGATGAATTCCGAATTGG includes the following:
- a CDS encoding YoaK family protein, whose translation is MFHHRGKSRTYFHNLKLASALSFVAGIVNITGVLSVNVLTTNVTGHFAFFSEEILLNRYRTAFVYLLFILCFLLGSFTSSFIIEFLSKRKKIRPHLIPLLIEILLISLIGLSGFKQVNLQLTPNMVAFILLFAMGIQNSLVTRVSQSVVRTTHLTGLFTDLGIEFSQIFFIKEELKYQQLKKNIFLKLSIILCFFCGCVIGGWLYQIFYIKVLLFASGALLFTIWYDKILYRYYFFKRKLR
- a CDS encoding aminotransferase class I/II-fold pyridoxal phosphate-dependent enzyme produces the protein MNIIDKIKTRLGPLGDHAHYAHGYYAYPRLEGQISNNMFFNRKKKLVWSLNNYLGLANHPEVREADNEGVRLYGLAYPMGARMMTGNTTLHEEFEEKIADYVQKEDAFLLNYGYQGMVSLIDCLVDRRDVIIYDAESHACIIDGIRLHLGKRFVFKHNDIKDCEKQLERAKEIIKETKGAILVITEGVFGMRGDQGKLKEIVALKGKFNFSLLVDDAHGIGCLGKSGAGTGEEQNVQDGIDFYFGTFAKAFAGIGAFIASTKEAILFLKYNMRSQIFAKSLPMPMVFGALKRLELMRTKPEIREKLWVIANNLQSGLKDAGFDIGTTNSPVTPVYLDGSIDEAAALVSDLRENHAIFCSLVMYPVVPKGIIMLRLIPTAIHTLEDVKRTLLVFNKIRSNLSMGYYRKEVITI
- a CDS encoding class I SAM-dependent methyltransferase: MIFKHIQLNIDVKDSEFNSLYPPRIKELAERHWTPVAVAKMAAHYLAETSNSKVLDIGAGAGKFCLVGAASTSGRFCGVEQRQSLIKISKKIADKYNIDNVNFIHSNIKEISFSDYDAFYFFNSFYENIDHTCSIDDEVQKNRELYDEYSEYVRNQLDETPVGTRLVTYWSKWDEIPKSFDLENTAYDGLLNFWKKVI
- a CDS encoding glycine cleavage system protein H, producing the protein MIIPKNLYYTKNHLWLRKIGLCDFCIGITDFAQKEIGEIDLIELNVDEKRLLESASWGVIYGTNATFSLVAPCEFEITTLNTFLNTHPSQVNLDPYNFWLVSISAKIYTQELLTHEEYLKLIL
- a CDS encoding aminomethyltransferase family protein encodes the protein MIEFAGYQMPLQYTEIQQEDEATKKGVGILDASHMGKILIHGKDAFDLVQMISLNKSPQLTAGTLHYSCMSKSKGIIDDLMVYSIGEKGYLLVVNASKIRKVMDWILLHTIPNAEVTNVTDTMTLMIVQGPKALHTLQKLTDIYLEGIDCTKFKIGELACISKVMISSSGYLGARGFEIFVENKYAEHVWDAILKAGKDDHIVPVGLAARDTLRLEMGFFSLWK
- the gcvH gene encoding glycine cleavage system protein GcvH — encoded protein: MSVLFFMKKNSVDTIIPKDLLYTEDHEWIRIVGNTAYVGITDFAQKELGGIIYVKVKTLGKNIKQEQIFGTIEAVNKISDLIMPIAGEIIEMNPKLAFNPQLLNSDPYGEGWIAKIKMNNLFDVEWLLRSNSYSVLISL
- the pckA gene encoding phosphoenolpyruvate carboxykinase (ATP); its protein translation is MEYLEQLKDLGINNTKEVYWNLSVSQLIAQTLKKSQGVITRSGALACDTGEFTGRSPKDKYIVKDENTTDSIWWGEVNHPFLPEDFDRLYSSVAAHLSARDIYVKDAYACAKSEYQLNIRVVTEKPWQSLFVNNLFLRPTDKELETFHHEWLILVAPEFRAVPEVDKTRQHNFTVINFSKKIILIGGSAYTGEIKKGIFTVLNYILPYEKNVLSMHCSANIGVQGDTSVFFGLSGTGKTTLSADPSRKLIGDDEHGWDDQNVFNFEGGCYAKCVNLSEEREPQIFSAIRFGTLLENVRFVDGTDIVDYDNISVTENTRAAYPIDFIDNAVHPSVGGVPENIFFLTCDAFGVLPPISKLTVGQAMYHFISGYTAKVAGTEAGITEPQTTFSACFGKPFLPLHPTTYAELLGKKLIENKVKVWLINTGWSGGSYGTGERIKLSYTRAMIAAVLEKKLEDIDFVRDAVFGLKIPIECDGVPSEILNPKNTWDDKSAYDETALNLAAQFRLNFTSFESFANEQIMQGGPVIDTNVTKIG
- a CDS encoding Crp/Fnr family transcriptional regulator, encoding MISKFIFNNQYLFEELPEGDKDMFTQVMHQKNYRKDEAIFTDGTMPNGVFYLKSGKVKKYKVDNDGREQIIYIYNAGEFFGYSAILSEESYGDTTQTLENSVISFISKDDFLSLLTKSAVFSRLLLKCLSHEFSVMANLMTVLSQRTVRERVALSLLILHDKYKINSSDDATVFITLSRSDLANMAGTASETLARILHGFKQEKLIMMEGRKIQLLDFKLLTQIANLM
- a CDS encoding DUF6691 family protein, translating into MKKEKWYDNLKFLIVGVLFGIVFVKAEIISWFRIQEMFRLQSFHMYGVIGSAVVIGMISVLLIKKFRIKTIDGETISIAPKKFNKGQIYGGLIFGFGWAITGACPGPLFAQIGTGAFAVIITLVSAIFGTWVYGYVREKLPH
- a CDS encoding YeeE/YedE family protein; amino-acid sequence: MLEIIKEPWPWYVAGPLIGLTVPTLLILGNKSFGISSSLRHICAACIPANVSFFKYDWKKESWNLFFVMGIFFGGMIAAYFLVNPGDIVVNPKLKAELATYGITDYSNLVPTQLMNFESLLTIKGFILMVAGGFLVGFGTRYAGGCTSGHAIMGLSNLQWPSLIATICFMIGGFFMANVILPIILSL